The DNA segment gcgagtaagtaatgcggcagaaggaggaggccgtaACTGGAGGACGAATGCCCCCAGGCAAAGACAACGAAGACAGGGGCGGCGAGGACGGGGGCCATGATCCACCTTGGCTCCCTCACcggccgccccgaagaagaagaaggcctgCCCCCTGGGCCTTCGCGACCCGTctgccaaaaggcggcggggggCCAATAGATCAGCCGCTGTTGCACCATCCCTTCCCACAATCAAGGAAGAGGGGAGCAACAGCGCCTACGGGGAGAGGAGACGTCCCTCCTCCCTTGCGGTTGCTGGCCCCGTCTTTGGGACACGCAGCCGCGGGAGCAGGGCCCCTCACATTAGCGAGCCTGGCGAGGCAGATCCGACCTGACCGTTTGAGGGGAGCGACCCTGCGGCATAACGCGGAGTCACTCCCCCCACTGCCTCATCGGGGCGGGGGGAGAGGGAAagattttctctctccctcccagGGTAGAAAGGAGGGCCGCGCCGACATCAGAGCGGCGCGAAGAAGCCCGGGGTTACgacgggggccggataccccgggctttacccccaaaaCACCAGGGAAAGAGGCGGGGGGCAGacggtgtccccctcccccgacctagggcagactagGCCCTTAAGCCCTGCCAGGTGCGCCTATGGTTAAGGCGCACCTGGCGCGCCGAGTAGGCCCAGGCCGATCGGGTCCgaggggctccggaagtatgctgcacacGTTCCCGGAGCCctccagtcatggaccagggcaggacacccggagaggtaggccctcgccggcacgtcgccggcgggggagagccccacataaccaccaggccttcctcgaggtctggggtatgcggtaacgcatttcctctccgtgaacaaaaaaaaaggggggcCGCGAGATCCTGTGGATCGGAACTCAATGGGCTTAGTGGCCTCGAATTGAGGCAAGCCTCAATTCGGCACAGCAAAGTGACCAGCTCCTCGAAAGTAAGGGTGTGATCCCCTATGAGGCGACGCAGATGGTACTTGGTGGATCGCACGCCAGCCTCCCACAGACCGCCAAAGTGGGGGGCGCGAGGAGGAATAAATGTCCAGTTCGTCCCGTCATTTGCGAGACAGGCACCAACCTCGCGATAAAATTTGGAGGCCATGTGGAACATCCCTCTCAGTTCTGCATCCGCACCATGGAAGTTGGTGCCGTTGTCGCTGAGAAACGAGGTACATCGACCTAGTCGACAGATAAAGCGGCGGAAAGCCGCAAGGAATGCATGGGTCGTACGATCCGTTACCGCCTCCAAGTGGATAGCCTTCGTGACAAGGCAAATAAAAAGGCATATGTAGCCCTTTGTTGCCTTGTGACCTCGCCCCTTGGAGGTTCGTATACCAATCGGTCCAGCGTAATCCACGCCAGACGAGAGGAAAGGACGCGACGGACGCACCCTCTCCATCGGTAACTGGCCCATGCGCTGTTGACCTGTTGCGGCTCTATAGCGCGCACAGCGTACGCACTGCCGCGCGATCATCCGGATTCGCGAGGCGCCGCCCAAGATCCAGAAGTGGCGCATCAAGTAGCCTCTCATCAGCTAAGGGCCTCCATGAAGGGTAGCCAAATGCACGTGACTAATCACCAGCATCGTGAAATGTCCGGACCTTGGGAGAAGCAACGGATGCCGCTCCGTCTGCGGTATTAAAGCTGCTTGAAGCCTGCCTCCCACGCGCAGCAGCCCCGTCTCATCAAGGAGAGGGTGAAGACCGCGCAATGGAGAGCGACGCGCTACAGGGTGGCCGCCTCTCAGCGCAGTAAGCTCACTCTCGAACGCCCGTTCCTGGACCATTCTCACCAATGCACAGCGGCTTAAGTGCAGCTCGTCAGCAGTGAGATAACCATTTTGGGAAGGTTCTCGTCCTGACGCATGGTGATAGAATCTAAAACAATAAGCAATTACTCGAAGAAGCTTAGTTAGAGATGAAAATCTCTCCACAAAGGTCTCCTCCGGGAGAGTGTGAGCCTCGTGTACAGCTACCCGCCGTTCTTCGTCACGGAAGGCCGCGCCGACGGGCTCGCCTTGGACGGGCCAACTGTTACGGGGCTGGCTGAGCCAGAGCGGCTCGTGCCACCACAAGTTCATAGTTAGCAATTCCACTGGGCAGACGCCTCTCGTCGCGGCATCCGTTGGATTGAGCGACGTTGGGATGTAGTTCCATTGGTCAATCGGCAGAAGTCAGCTACTCGGTTGGCTACAAATGGCTTCCACCTTGAAGCGTGGGATTTCAGCCAGCTGAGGACTACCTGCGCGTCTGTCCAGGCATAGATCGACGTTACCGGGAGACTGAGATTCCCGGCGGTACGAGCGAGTATTCTCGCCAGCACTAGAGCCCCGCACAACTCAAGGCGTGGGATGCTCTGAGTTCTTATCGAGGCGACCTTAGTTTGCGCCACCAATAGGTGTGTCGCAACtaccgggtccggggggctccggaagtatgctgcacgcgttcccggagcaccccagtcatggaccagggcaggacacccggagaggttttagtgggtatgtccccgccgacacgttgcgtcggcggggaagagccccataTAACCACCaagcctcccccggggcctggagTATGcggcatttcctctccgttatcaaaaaaaaaaaaaaaaggtgtgTCGCAACTTCGCCCGACTTCTGTACTGCTCGCAAATAGACGGCAGCGGCATAGGCTCGCTCCGAAGCATCGGAAAAACCATGAAGCTCGAGGGTGACCGTGTCTGAGCCGCGCTTGACTCAACGAAGCAAGCGGACGTCCTCCAATTGTTGCAGAGACGCTTGGAAGGTCTGCCACGACTGTGTCAGCTCCGTGGGCAGTGGATCATCCCAGCCACATCCGGTCAGGCATAAATCCTGAAGAAAAATCTTGGCAAATACGAGGACCGGTGCCGCCCATTCAAAAGGGTCAAAGAGTTTGGCTATTACCAAAAGTGCTCCTCGCTTGGTCATGGCCAATGGTACCTCAGAGCGTGAGTCCCCAAACGGGAACACTCTCAAGGCGAGAGTGTCACTCTGAGGGTTCCAGATGACTCCCAGGGCGCCCACCGCCTCCTCAGTAGAAAACAATCTCTCCTCTTGATCCGAGCGAGGGCACAGATCTCTCCAATTGGAGGCCCACTTGCTCAAGGCGAACCCCCCTACGCGCAAGAGCGCAGCCAGTTGCTCCTGGACGTCCCTGACCTCATCGAGAGAGTCACCACCTGCAAGAATGTCATCCACATAGGAGTGGCGACCGAGAACTTCCGATCCCCTCAGAAACCGGGATGATTCGTCCTGAACCAGCTGCCTTAGTGTCCGCAAGGCCAAGAACGCTGAAGCCGTCCCATAGGTGACGGTGGTAAGACGGTAATCGCGGACTTCCTCAGACGGGTCCGCCCGCCATAAGATACGCTGGAGGTCAGCGTCATCTGGGTGGATTCGGATCTCCCGAAACATTGAAACGATGTCGGCCATGAATCCGACTCGGAAAAGTCGCCATCTCGTCAAGACGATCCGACTGAAGACGTAGCCCTGGCAGGAGTTCGTCGTTTAACGAATAGCCCGACGTAGTGCGAAACGACCCGTTAAAAACGACTCGAATCTTATTTGAAGAATCTCCCGCCTTAAATACCGCGTGGTGCGGCAGATAATACAACTCCTGTGCGGTGAAAGCTTCAGGACTTACCAAGTCCATGTCATTGCGGCTCTCCGCCTTATCAAGTCCATGTGACCAAGCGCTAGGTACTCGACCATAAAGTCGGCGTAGCGTTTACGGAGCTCCGTTTTCGTGCCTAGTCTGCGCTCGGAATTCAAGAGTATGGTCATCACGGCTCGACGTGAATCGCCGAACTTgacttctccttctcttctcctTGGTAGGCGGACGATGTAGCGTCCGTCTGGATCCCTAGAGTGCGTCTCGCAAAATTGCTGCTCCGCCCAAATCTGATCAGGAGTCGGAGGCGTCTGAGAGCTGACCTCCTCTAACTCCCAGAGACGCTGAACCGCGCGAGACAGATCCTTGTTGGTTTGCGCACAGTTAACCGAGATACGAAGTGAGACCGTCGTCCCACGGTCCACCGGAGCCAGCCCGGACAGTACCCAATCAAACGCAGTGAGCTGCGCAGAGGGAAAGCCAGATGGACCGTGACGCAGGTTCCATCACCAGATCATAGATATCCGAGCCGAGCACGGCATCGACCGGGGTCGGGACGTCGTAGGCTGGATCCGCTAGCTCCAGCCCGCGGCCAAGACATCGTCCTCACGCGCTCCGGCGGCAATAAGCTTGTCAAGCTTCGAAGCACCAGAGCTTTGGTTGGAAGACGCAAGCTCGGCTTATTAGGAGAGCTCACAGTGAGCCTGCAGGAAGAAGAAACCACGCCCATTCGAGCCTCCTGGAGACCCAGAACCGTCACGTTCACTCGCCGTCGCCTAGCGTGCAACTGCTGCGTAACCCACTCCGTCACGAAGGTTGACTGTGCACCCGAGTCCAGGAGTGCTCGGACCTTGATCGCGTGTCTCGAGTCACTGAACAAGGTGACCATAGCTGTCTTCAGGAGAACCGTGGACGCAGTCGGCGCCGCCAGAGCAGCGACGCTCGTAGTCGCAGTGCTACTACTCGTCAACGTGCCAATTTCACCTCCCTCCGACGACTCGAGGTTTGCAACGTGCTGAAAGGTAAAGCCATGTAGCGATGTGTGATGCTTACCGGAACAGACCAGGCATTGACCTGTTGCCGCACACGCGTCTACTCGATGCCCCGTGCGTAGGCAGCTGAGGCACAAGTTAAATTTCTTGGCCAACTCGCCCCGGTTAGCCACGGTCATGCCCTTGTATTTGGCGCAATATGAGAGAAGATGATTCTCTTTGCAGAGTGGACACTTTCCGTTCGGCTGTGGCTTGAAAGTGGAAGCCGCATTCGCAGAGACACGCGCAGGTTTGATAGCCCTGGATCTCGACGCGAGCGCGGCCTGGGTAGGGGAGACATCCGGGTTTGCCACCTCCAGAGCTCGGATGCGATTTTCCATCTAGTCTCTTAAATGCTGGAAGGAAGGAAAATTGCGCGAATTTCCCAGCAAGGTTTTCCACCGAAGACGTGTCTGGAAGTCCATCTTGCAGCAAGTGCACGAACCAATCATCCCACTTGTCGACGGGTCGCTCTAACGACGCAAAAACTCGAATCGATTGCGTTACAAACGTCCGAGCAAACGTTTAAGCTCTGCCGGCGACGCCTTAGACAGACCCGGGCAAGACAGCAAGTTACGCATGTGACTGAAAAGTAAAATGCGCCGATTATCATACCGAGCGACCAAATCGCTCCACGCTCCCTCATAGGCGGCATCGGTTACTGGAGCCTTCGCCACCATCGCCACTGCCTCCCCAGAGAGACAGCTTCTCAGATGTTGCAATTTTTGCACCGCGAGGATGTCCGGCACATTATGCACGAGCGAACTGAAGAGGTCGCGGAAATCCTCCCGCGCGAGTTGATCGCCCGAGAACTTGGGAAGATCGAGTTTCGGAAAATGCAGTTGTTTCAGAAGGGGCTGTGTATCAGCTGCCGATTCATCGGTCTTCCGCTCCGGCGGTTGTTTCTTAGATAAGGCTGTCAAAAACTGAGCTCGCACGGAGAAATAACTTTCTTCAGTGGTGGTGAAGACATCGCTCTTATTATATGCGCTCGCCTCGAAACCCTCAAGAGCTATCAGCTCAAAGTGTCGCTATTGAAAACTGCTCCCAATAATTGTCAAGCCGCGTCAAGCGCGATTTAATTTCGTGTTGATCGATCCTTGCCTGGCCAAGTTTCTGCATATTCGTCCACATACGAGAGATATAGCCGGCCTGCGTGGTTTGTTATTTGACAAATGTCTCCAAAGTAGCCATGCCAAACTCCAATTGAATACGCTGTCACACTTAGCAGCAAGGATGCAAAGAAACGGAGCAGTGTATCGCGCACTTTTGGGACGCCCGGTATAGTTTCCGCGGGAATCGAATCGCGTGTCACGCGCGCGTGCCAGACACGCGGTGCAAGGCGACTCCGGAATACGCGTTCCCGGCAGCCTACAAGAGCGAGGGAGAGAGCGCGTGATCAGATGCGTGTAACCCGCGGGAGCATCCCACAGACAACGAGCAAGGAAAGTATAGCGAGCGCGTGATCAGCGCGAGTAAAACGCGCAAGTATGCCACTAGCGGCGAGCacgagagagcgagaaagagagagataggcAAGGCGCATGATTGACGCGAGTAAGACGCGTGATTGTGCCATTGtcggcgcgcgcgagagcgcgagagagagagagagagagagatagacagAGCGTGTGATCAACGCGAGTAAGGCTCGTGATAATCACTGGTCACTGGTGCGACAAGATCGCACTTACCATTTAATGTCCACTGCAGTAAGCCTCCAGCAGGCAAACTCTGTCCACTGCACTCACCAGTGTATTAAAAGAGTCACGCCGCGAAGCGCGATGCGACCAAGATCGCCACAGCTCCGACGATGGCGGCCACGCGGTTCGTACTATGATCGCGAATCACTGGCGAACTTGCGTTGCTCCGTAACTTTAAGGATCGGAaagatccggctcgaaggaccaaatgtTCGTTTCTTCAGCTCGGTTACCTTAATTTTAAGGAACTTAGAGCCTTTTCACGGTGTCTGTCGGTCGGAGTAggcgaaaagaaagaaaaactctCGTTTTGGAAATCACCGTTTCGTTTAATGAGCACTCGGTTCTCTCGCAACGACAATACAAAAGCGGGTAGGCGCGCGCTCCCCAAGCCGGCAAGTCGCGCGTCTCCCTTACCCCGCCGGCCAAATCCCCGCTCCAGCTGCTCGATCCACCGGGCAACGGGAACTCGGCCGGCAGGTACAGCCATCTAGTCTAAATTTACAGTGTAAGCAATAAGAATGCGAACACGGACTTTATatgtttaacgtaatttttaaacattacttaacgtttaaacttttaaattttgctatagtttataaatgttaaatcagTATGCGAGAAAGAAGCACCTCGAGACGCCTTCTCATCTTCAACATCCGAAGATACACGCCGGGGACAGACATAAAAAATCTTACGTAAGAATGTGTATGACCCCCCTCCCCCCATGTCAGCATTTATCAGAATTTACCTGACTCCCTCCCTCCCCCAATTATGCTTACGTAATATATGGACGACCCCTAtctgtatataatatactatatttatCATGATATAAAGGAAGCATATACTCGTGGTAGAATTCGTATAGACAGATTTTTGAAATGTCGAGTATGCACAtgcccacataaatcggctagTTCAATTTCATCGACAATTTACGCAATTCGACGGTAACTAAGTTTTTCAGCGAAGACGCTGAGACTATGAAAATTGGGTCGTGATATTACGGCCTCCGCCATAACAGCCTTCtcattgcattaataatttaatgtcagAGTGATTACgtattttcattgttttgcCAAATACTGCattgtttatcaatttatataaatttttcctgaaatcattttttgcgcttgttcttaattttgtatttaattcgatataatcgcgaagccaggTGGATTAATCAAATTGAAGTATGCGGTGTATTTTTACAACTTCAAATCCATTACGCATTGTTAAAGACTTCGATaatggatgacgtaacgctttttgTCATATACTGTCGCAAATACTATTATTGTGCCTTGACCCTGGCGGCTTATCGCGTGAAGAACAGAACGGAAGGTCTGTGTGTCGATCGTGTAAATGTTTTGGATAATAAAAGTCGACTTTAAGAATATATCCAATGTTCGAATCCGAATCGATCGCGTTTACctcaaaattttcaacgtcTTCGACCCATTTGAATTTGCCATATGGCAATAGTTGACATATTCCGTGGCCATAcaaattgtttatgtcaaaatacattaaataagacAATGGTTTTGACGGATCATAAGACtgcatgtatttattattggcTTTTGCATATCTGCCAGAACATTGATATAAACTGCCACGAATACCTTTTTCAATAAACATAACATCATCAATGTCTCTGAACAACTCGAATCTTATACCTGTTTTCTTCGACATTGCATCCCAAGCATAGccgggcaatgtgtaataatgcgcaggatccaaaccgtaactctgcatgcttttattACAAAAGCTTTCAAATACGTCAGATAGCAATAAGACATCggttttcaagtataaatcgctgtattcgaCCAGGATTTcaattgagaaccgctgccacacgttCTTTGCGTGAGTGTAATCATTCTTTGATACCGTCTGCCTGGTAAGCGAACTATGGAAAGATTTGCGCAGAGGTAAACGCGTATCATTGAACTTATCCTTGTGATCCACGTATTTGTACGGAAAGACGCCTTTGCGCGTAAGCAATTCAAAATTCTCGTGAGACAACGAGGAAAATTCagaacgagtaatttttaattgatcaatatttagaaatgctGCTAATTATTCAAAACTTGaactcaaaaatttatatgaatcaatGAATCTAAACCGTATGCAATTTCGTACTTTGCCCGATTCTGTTTTTACGCCGGTAGCTGCgaccatgatgtaagaaacaaggtgTGCTCGTGCGCAAGTATTTTTACTAGCCAATAAGAGAGCGTGACAAGTTTCTGCCATCTTGTAGAATTAAGTGGGAAATTTTAAGCAAGTTGaacaagtttttgaaaaatgtgtaacgttacgcccctcCATCGCACCGccactccggtccaaacgccgaacacaacgTGTGAGACCGAGCACGTGCATGCGCTCGGCTAAGtttgccgcgatcacgcgctaccatgcgtgccgcgggccgcgttcggcaagcgttcccactccggccggcccaaccgcgcgcgctgattggtacgtcCAACCGCACAgaccgctatataagccggcagcgagcaGCCGAAGTCAGATTGCTCCGAGCCACCAATCTTGCACCTACTCctctcctgcgccgggtatctTTAGCGCTCCCTAGCTTCGatattctcgagcacctcctcggaaacgggcattctcgttccaactaTCTTACGACGGGCATATCGTCGTTCCTAACGGATGGAAATACTCGGCCAATTCCATCCTCCGCTCGCGACGGAAATACTCGTTGTtcccgcggctgggtattctcagCCAATAGAAACCGTCCGTTCCGCACGTCCGTTCTTGGGGATTCTCGAGAACATCCCCGTTGTCGGGAATACTCGACGCCGCTCCCCGACTCAATTCATAAACCTATCCCCACGGGGTGACAACGTCCCGCAAGGAGAGACCACTTAGGTCTCTGAACGTTGATCACCCTTGCGTATCGCGGAACTGTCCGCTGCACCGCGCACCATCGACTCCATGATCGCGACCGGCCGTCGCGctggccaatcacggcccgtttaaccgcacTTGAAGTTCACCGTTTCACGGCACTCCGATTATGAAttatccgaatccgttcttttgCTGAGATATTAATTTGCGTagtgaattatattttatccgGCCCGACCAATCGTCGTTCATTTACTTTGCGCGGGTCCGATCGTTCATTTACTTTGCACGGGTTCGATCGTTGTTTAATCGAGCACTCCGGTggattgttaatatttatgtatttagaCGACCTtttgatacatatatttttttacgtttgtcTCATTGTACCCAACACGGAGTTCTTATTACTATCAAAAACCctggcatccggcgagcacatccaaGCAACCGATTACGATATCACGCTGCTACGAAAAGTATCTTGACATCTGCCGCACcaaaaagtaccagcgttacaaatgtaaatatattttaacatcaaTTAAATACCAAACAAATGTAAGaggcaataaaatattaatacatattacaataaaatattaggagtacaaattgaaaaccgccgttttttgtcaaaatttgaggattgattgttgaaaaatggttacatacttattcttgtaagtattgtccatcgctggccactactttctcccacctttcgggcagcatacgaatcccgcgtcgaaaaaactgctcgttttttgcggcgatccacgaatcgacccagtttttggcctcttcgtaataatggaagtgctgctcagccaggccatgcgccattgatcggaacaagtggtaatctgaaggggcgatgtcaggagaatacggcggatgagataagacgtcccatttcaatgtttccagataggttttaacgacctgagcaacatgagccgagcgttgtcgtgcagcaacatcactttttcgtgtctttgctcgtattgtggccgtttttcctgcaatgctcggctcaaacgcattagttgtgttcggtagcgagctcctgtgatggtttcacccggttgcaacagctcataataaatcacgcagagctggtcccaccaaatacacagcatgagcttcgagccatggatgtttggcttggccgtcaatgttgatgcatggccgcggtagccccacgatttttttcgctttggattatcataatggatccacttttcatcgccggttacaatacgatgcagaaaaccctttcgtttttgctgttggagcagctgttcgcacgcgaaaaaacgccgttcgacgtctctcggctttaattcgtatggcacacagtgtccatgcttttggatcatttcCATGgtttttcaaacgatgtgaaatagcttgttgagtcacgcccaatgaatctgcaagctcctgttgcgtttgagatgaatcttcattcagtaatgtttccaattgtgcgtcttcaaactttttcaactGTCCGggcgctccttgtcttctacgccgaaatcaccacttttgaagcgttggaaccattcttgacacgttctttcactaatggaagcctcaccataagtttttacaatcattcgacgcgcctcagccgcagattttttcgaattgaaggcaaaaagcaaaacttcccgcaaatgacgcttattgggcacaaatttcgacattttcgatcacaaaaaatatgtaacgccgataaaaattcacaactgcaatgataagaaattgttgccagatgcccaaccttacatttaaaatttttgatctaatgtttggcgccagcatttaccgctggcgccatctactggaaaacggcggttttcaatttgt comes from the Solenopsis invicta isolate M01_SB chromosome 14, UNIL_Sinv_3.0, whole genome shotgun sequence genome and includes:
- the LOC120359476 gene encoding uncharacterized protein LOC120359476 codes for the protein MADIVSMFREIRIHPDDADLQRILWRADPSEEVRDYRLTTVTYGTASAFLALRTLRQLVQDESSRFLRGSEVLGRHSYVDDILAGGDSLDEVRDVQEQLAALLRVGGFALSKWASNWRDLCPRSDQEERLFSTEEAVGALGVIWNPQSDTLALRVFPFGDSRSEVPLAMTKRGALLVIAKLFDPFEWAAPVLVFAKIFLQDLCLTGCGWDDPLPTELTQSWQTFQASLQQLEDVRLLR